Part of the Faecalibacterium duncaniae genome, ACCTCCGCTGGCATGGACGGTTCTTCTGACTGGCGCTTCAAGACCCATCTGGCAAACCTGCCCATCTACTACGAGTACAAGGCAGACGGCATCGGCTCCACCGACGCCATCAAGGGCACCTATCTGGACAACTACAAGCAGATTTGGGATCTGTACATCACCGATTCCACCTGCGATCCTACCCTGCTGGCTTCCAAGACCGGCAACGACGCTGTGGCCGAGTTCGTGGGCAAGAAGGCTGTCTTCTATCAGAACGGCACCTGGGCTTACAATGACGTGAAGGATCTGGGCGACGACAACCTGGGTATGCTGCCCATCTACATCGGCGTGGATGGCGAGGAGAATCAGGGTCTGTGCACCGGTTCCGAGAACTTCTGGTGCGTGAACAACGCTTCTTCTGATGCCGACATTCAGGCTACTCTGGACTTCCTGTACTGGTGTGTCACCTCCGAGACCGGCACCAGCGCAATGGCTGACAAGATGGGCTTCGTCATCCCCTTCAAGAAGGCTAAGGACTCCACCAACCCCCTGATCACCATTGCAAACGACTACGTTGCAGCTGGCAAGACCAGTGTTGACTGGTGCTTCTCCACCATGCCTTCCGAGGAGTGGAAGAACGGCGTTGGTTCCGCTCTGACCGCTTACGCAGCAGGCACCGGCGACTGGAACGGCGTTGTGACCGCTTTCGTCGATGGCTGGGCTAAGGAGTACAAGCTGGCAAACGGCTAAGCATTCTCGGTTTTCTCTTTCCCCTTTTATTTGTGTAAACCGTAATGGGAGGCGGGCGAGCTGTTCGCCCGCCTCCTTTTGTTTTGGAGGTATATCATGCAAAAGGCCATCAGCAAATATTGGCCGGTGTTCGTGCTTCCTACGCTGATCGCGTTCATCATCGGCTTTATCTGGCCCTTTATCTGGGGCATCTTCCTTTCCTTCCAGCGCTTCACCACGGTGAGCAAGACCACCTTTGTGGGCATCCAGAACTATATTTCCGTGTTCCAGGATTCCACCTTCCTGCATGCGTTCGGCTTTACGGCAGCGTTTACCGTGATCTCCACTGTGCTTATCAATGTCTGTGCCTTTGCCATTGCAATCGTGCTGACCCGCGGCATCAAGGGTACCAACATTTTCCGTACCGTCTACTTTATGCCCAACCTGATCGGCGGCATCCTGCTGGGCTACATCTGGCAGATCCTGCTCAACGGCGTGCTGGCAAACCTGCAGAAGCCCCTGCTGGCGCTGGATGCCAAGGCCGGTTTTGTCGGTCTGGTCATTCTGATGTGCTGGCAGCAGATCGGTTATATGATGATCATCTACGTGGCCGGTCTGCAGAGCGTGCCCGGCGACCTGATCGAAGCTGCTAAGATCGACGGTGCATCTGACCGCGAGATCCTGTTCAAGATCAAGCTGCCCATGGTCATGCCCAGCATCACCATCTGCACCTTCCTGACCCTGACCAACAGCTTCAAGCTGTTCGACCAGAACGTTGCTCTGACCGCAGGCGAACCTGCCAACGCCAGTGAAATGCTGGCCTTGAACATCTACAACACCTTCTATGGCCGCTCCGGTGCTCAGTGGAAAGGCATCGGCCAGGCAAAGGCTGTGGTATTCTTCCTGAT contains:
- a CDS encoding ABC transporter substrate-binding protein, with protein sequence MKKMISRRNFLKVAGASAAALGLAACGGSSSSTASSTASSAAGSSTAAKADGKVYYLNFKPEQDQDWQDLAAEYTKETGVPVTVVTAASGQYETTLMSEMEKSEAPTLFQVNGPVGLANWKDYCYDLSGSKLYGELTSDSFALKDGDAVTSIAYVIETYGIIYNKELLSAAGYTQDDIKGFDDLKKVADDIQARKAELGVDGAFTSAGMDGSSDWRFKTHLANLPIYYEYKADGIGSTDAIKGTYLDNYKQIWDLYITDSTCDPTLLASKTGNDAVAEFVGKKAVFYQNGTWAYNDVKDLGDDNLGMLPIYIGVDGEENQGLCTGSENFWCVNNASSDADIQATLDFLYWCVTSETGTSAMADKMGFVIPFKKAKDSTNPLITIANDYVAAGKTSVDWCFSTMPSEEWKNGVGSALTAYAAGTGDWNGVVTAFVDGWAKEYKLANG
- a CDS encoding carbohydrate ABC transporter permease: MQKAISKYWPVFVLPTLIAFIIGFIWPFIWGIFLSFQRFTTVSKTTFVGIQNYISVFQDSTFLHAFGFTAAFTVISTVLINVCAFAIAIVLTRGIKGTNIFRTVYFMPNLIGGILLGYIWQILLNGVLANLQKPLLALDAKAGFVGLVILMCWQQIGYMMIIYVAGLQSVPGDLIEAAKIDGASDREILFKIKLPMVMPSITICTFLTLTNSFKLFDQNVALTAGEPANASEMLALNIYNTFYGRSGAQWKGIGQAKAVVFFLIVVVISLAQLHFTRSKEVQQ